The following are from one region of the Paenibacillus sabinae T27 genome:
- the galE gene encoding UDP-glucose 4-epimerase GalE — protein MAILVTGGAGYIGSHTVAELLDRGEEVVVLDSLVTGHRESLLGGKLYVGDLRDKELLAKLFAENDIEAVIHFAASSLVGESMKDPVKYYDNNVYGTQCLLEGMQKARVDKIVFSSTAATYGEPEKVPIEETDRTEPSNVYGETKLTMERMMSWFDKVLGIKYVALRYFNAAGAHASGTIGEDHRPESHLIPLVLQTALKQRESIAVFGDDYPTEDGTCIRDYIHVSDLADAHVRAVTYLRSGSGSNFFNLGNGLGFSVKEVIETAKEVTGLDIPVVIQERRAGDPAVLVASSDKARSVLGWNPSRANLKEIIRSAWNWHSSHPSGYGEA, from the coding sequence ATGGCTATTTTGGTAACAGGTGGAGCAGGGTATATTGGTTCTCATACGGTGGCGGAGCTGCTGGATCGCGGCGAAGAGGTGGTGGTGCTCGACAGTCTGGTGACAGGGCACCGGGAGTCCCTGCTGGGAGGCAAGCTGTATGTCGGCGATTTAAGGGACAAGGAGCTGCTGGCAAAGCTGTTTGCCGAGAACGACATTGAAGCGGTCATTCACTTTGCCGCAAGCTCGCTCGTTGGAGAGAGCATGAAGGATCCGGTAAAATATTACGACAACAACGTATACGGCACACAGTGCCTGCTGGAAGGCATGCAGAAGGCGAGAGTGGACAAAATCGTATTTTCCTCCACCGCCGCTACCTACGGTGAGCCTGAGAAGGTGCCGATTGAAGAGACCGACCGTACCGAGCCTTCCAACGTCTACGGGGAAACGAAGCTGACGATGGAGCGGATGATGTCTTGGTTCGACAAGGTACTTGGAATCAAGTACGTGGCGCTGCGCTACTTCAATGCCGCCGGGGCCCATGCTAGCGGAACAATCGGCGAGGATCACCGTCCGGAAAGCCATCTGATTCCGCTCGTTCTTCAGACCGCGCTGAAGCAGCGCGAAAGCATCGCCGTATTCGGCGACGACTACCCGACCGAAGACGGCACCTGCATCCGTGACTACATCCATGTCAGCGATCTGGCCGACGCCCATGTCCGGGCTGTAACCTATCTGCGCAGCGGAAGCGGAAGCAATTTCTTCAATCTTGGCAACGGCCTCGGCTTCTCCGTCAAGGAAGTGATCGAAACGGCCAAGGAAGTGACCGGTCTCGACATCCCGGTAGTCATCCAGGAACGCCGCGCGGGCGACCCCGCCGTGCTTGTGGCCTCTTCGGACAAGGCCCGCAGCGTGCTGGGCTGGAATCCTTCGCGCGCCAACCTGAAGGAGATTATCCGCAGCGCCTGGAACTGGCATTCGTCACATCCGTCAGGGTACGGAGAAGCCTGA
- a CDS encoding iron-containing alcohol dehydrogenase produces the protein MRNFQFYNPTKLIFGKGTVEALSSEVPKYGKNVLLLYGGGSIKRNGLYDKVISQLQTIGANVTELAGVEPNPRLSTVHKGVDLCRSNGIELIIAVGGGSVLDCGKAIAVGAKYEGDMWDFVERKAAPQDALPLGTVLTMAATGSEMNSNSVITNETTMEKIGWSSPYAYPAFSILDPEMTFSLPRDQTVYGVVDMMVHVLEHYFHTDGNTPVQDGFCEALLRTMMDAGSKLVNDLENYELRETILYCGTMALNGMVSMGFAGDWATHNIEHAVSAVYDIPHGGGLAILFPQWMKYNLDAGPERFRQLAVNVFGVDHSGKTDREAGLEGIEALSRFWNSIGAPARLADYEIDGSHIGAMADKAVRFGSFGNFRKLQREDVVEIYKLAL, from the coding sequence ATGCGCAATTTCCAATTTTACAACCCGACGAAGCTTATTTTTGGCAAAGGTACAGTGGAAGCATTATCTTCCGAAGTTCCTAAATACGGAAAAAATGTGCTCCTTCTCTATGGCGGAGGCAGCATTAAACGCAATGGCTTATATGACAAAGTCATCTCGCAGCTTCAAACCATTGGCGCGAATGTTACCGAGCTGGCCGGAGTCGAGCCGAATCCCCGCTTGTCCACCGTACATAAAGGCGTCGATCTGTGCCGCAGCAATGGCATTGAACTGATTATCGCCGTCGGCGGCGGAAGCGTGCTGGACTGCGGCAAGGCGATTGCCGTGGGCGCGAAATACGAAGGCGATATGTGGGACTTCGTAGAGCGCAAGGCGGCTCCGCAGGATGCGCTGCCGCTCGGTACCGTCCTGACGATGGCTGCAACGGGCTCGGAGATGAATAGCAACTCGGTAATCACAAACGAAACGACGATGGAAAAAATAGGCTGGAGCAGCCCTTACGCTTACCCGGCATTCTCTATTCTCGATCCTGAAATGACCTTCTCCCTGCCGCGTGACCAGACCGTGTACGGTGTTGTGGATATGATGGTTCATGTCCTGGAGCATTATTTCCACACGGATGGCAACACGCCCGTTCAGGACGGCTTCTGTGAAGCGCTGCTGCGGACCATGATGGATGCCGGCTCTAAACTGGTAAACGATCTTGAGAATTATGAACTGCGCGAGACGATTCTGTATTGCGGCACAATGGCTCTGAACGGTATGGTGAGCATGGGCTTTGCCGGTGACTGGGCTACGCATAATATTGAGCATGCCGTCTCGGCTGTGTACGATATCCCACATGGCGGCGGCCTGGCGATTCTGTTCCCGCAGTGGATGAAGTATAACCTGGACGCCGGCCCTGAGCGGTTCCGCCAGCTTGCGGTAAACGTGTTCGGCGTAGATCATTCCGGCAAAACCGACCGCGAAGCCGGCCTGGAAGGCATCGAGGCGCTGAGCCGCTTCTGGAATTCCATTGGCGCTCCTGCCCGCCTGGCGGATTACGAAATTGACGGAAGCCATATTGGCGCTATGGCAGACAAGGCTGTCCGTTTCGGTTCGTTCGGAAATTTCCGCAAGCTACAGCGGGAAGATGTGGTTGAGATTTACAAATTGGCCTTATAA
- a CDS encoding flotillin family protein, with product MFGVPDFLLIPAVVIAVLIVLGLAFWARYKTVGPDKAMIVTGSFLGNNHISDDGSGRKIKIVRGGGAFILPVFQKAEFMSLLSHKLDVTTPEVYTEQGVPVIADGVAIIKVGSAVEDVATAAEQFMGKPIESLKAEAQEVLEGHLRAILGTMTVEEVYRNRDRFAQEVQGVAARDLKKMGLQIVSFTIKDVRDKHGYLEALGKPRIAAVKRDAEVAEAEALRDARIQKANAEEQGQKAELLRDTNIAEASRDNQLQIAAFKRDQDTAKADADQAYHIQEARAKQTAVEEQMKVELVRKMREIDLQEKEIQIREKQYDAEVKKKAEADRYAVEQAAEAEKARKMREADAMQYSIETQARATAEQKRLEGQAVADAERAKGTADAEVIRLRGLAEAEAKEKLAEAFQKFGEAAVLDIIVKMLPELAGRIADPLSSIDKLTVVDTGSGEGAARVSNYVTGLMATAPEMLKSVSGIDLEQLIKSLTKTGAPGKQESPAAVPVQTSLAE from the coding sequence ATGTTTGGTGTACCTGATTTTCTGTTGATACCCGCAGTCGTTATCGCCGTTTTGATTGTTCTTGGCCTGGCTTTTTGGGCTCGTTACAAGACGGTTGGTCCCGATAAAGCAATGATCGTAACCGGCTCTTTTCTGGGCAACAACCATATTTCCGATGATGGCTCAGGAAGGAAAATCAAGATCGTGCGCGGCGGCGGCGCATTTATTTTGCCTGTGTTTCAAAAGGCGGAATTCATGTCGCTGTTGTCCCACAAGCTTGATGTCACCACTCCGGAAGTGTATACCGAGCAGGGTGTCCCCGTAATCGCGGACGGTGTGGCCATTATCAAGGTGGGCAGTGCGGTAGAGGATGTCGCAACGGCGGCTGAACAGTTCATGGGCAAGCCGATCGAATCGCTCAAGGCTGAGGCCCAGGAGGTGCTGGAAGGGCATCTGCGGGCCATTCTGGGGACGATGACGGTAGAGGAAGTGTACCGCAACCGCGACCGGTTTGCCCAGGAGGTGCAGGGAGTGGCCGCGCGGGACCTTAAGAAAATGGGGCTGCAGATCGTTTCTTTCACCATTAAAGATGTGCGCGACAAGCACGGATATCTGGAAGCGCTCGGCAAGCCGCGGATTGCTGCCGTCAAGCGGGATGCGGAAGTCGCCGAAGCGGAGGCGCTGCGCGACGCAAGAATCCAGAAGGCCAACGCGGAGGAGCAGGGCCAGAAGGCCGAACTGCTGCGCGATACGAATATCGCGGAGGCATCCCGCGACAATCAGCTGCAGATCGCCGCGTTTAAGCGGGATCAGGATACGGCCAAAGCGGACGCCGACCAGGCCTACCATATCCAGGAGGCCCGCGCCAAGCAGACCGCAGTGGAGGAGCAGATGAAAGTAGAGCTTGTCCGCAAGATGCGGGAGATCGACCTTCAGGAGAAGGAAATCCAAATCCGCGAGAAGCAGTATGATGCGGAAGTCAAGAAGAAGGCCGAAGCGGACCGCTACGCGGTGGAACAGGCTGCAGAAGCGGAGAAAGCGCGGAAGATGAGAGAGGCCGACGCGATGCAGTACAGCATCGAGACGCAGGCCAGAGCGACAGCCGAGCAGAAACGTCTCGAAGGGCAGGCCGTCGCCGACGCCGAGCGCGCCAAGGGTACCGCGGATGCTGAAGTCATCCGGCTGCGCGGCCTGGCCGAAGCGGAAGCGAAAGAGAAACTTGCCGAGGCTTTCCAGAAATTCGGTGAGGCTGCGGTGCTGGACATCATCGTGAAAATGCTGCCCGAGCTGGCAGGCCGAATCGCCGATCCGCTATCGTCTATCGATAAGCTGACTGTAGTCGATACAGGCAGCGGTGAGGGAGCCGCCCGGGTGAGCAATTATGTGACCGGACTGATGGCAACCGCGCCGGAAATGCTGAAGAGCGTCTCGGGCATTGATCTGGAACAATTGATCAAAAGTCTGACAAAGACTGGAGCGCCCGGCAAGCAGGAGTCTCCGGCAGCCGTTCCGGTTCAAACTTCCCTTGCCGAATAA
- the glcT gene encoding glucose PTS transporter transcription antiterminator GlcT, giving the protein MSSITVAKVLNNNVIIADHPQYAEVVVIGKGIGFNRKSRDQINLSAVEKMFILRNQQEQEQYKQLVPQVEEKLIEAIQEIVLYIVQHSNKPVNEHIHIALTDHLSFAIRRYEQDVAFHNPFLYETKEIYPEEYAMAEYAIDKINKAMNVTMPADEVGFVALHIHSALSNRHISELKQHSKLIGDLVSIVEDSLEYRVPRDSLDYSRLVTHMRFVLERLRRGEAVRETTSLDGLMKREYPEMYALAWKLTKVIEQRVHLSVYPAEVSYLTVHLQRLAQKKEDEGDLNKSK; this is encoded by the coding sequence GTGAGCAGCATAACTGTGGCCAAGGTGTTGAATAACAATGTTATTATTGCAGATCATCCCCAATATGCGGAAGTTGTCGTGATTGGAAAAGGAATCGGTTTCAACCGCAAAAGCCGCGATCAGATCAACCTGTCCGCCGTAGAGAAGATGTTCATTCTCCGTAACCAGCAGGAGCAGGAACAATATAAACAGCTTGTGCCACAGGTTGAAGAGAAACTGATCGAAGCGATTCAGGAAATCGTGCTGTATATTGTTCAGCACAGCAATAAGCCAGTCAACGAGCATATCCATATCGCGCTGACCGATCACTTGTCCTTCGCAATACGGCGGTATGAGCAGGATGTCGCCTTTCATAATCCTTTTTTGTACGAGACCAAAGAGATTTACCCCGAGGAATATGCCATGGCCGAATACGCCATCGACAAAATTAACAAGGCCATGAACGTAACGATGCCGGCCGACGAGGTGGGCTTTGTAGCTCTGCACATTCACAGCGCACTAAGTAACAGACATATTTCGGAGCTCAAGCAGCATTCGAAGCTGATCGGAGACTTGGTAAGCATAGTCGAGGACAGTCTCGAATATCGCGTTCCCCGGGATTCGCTGGATTACTCCAGACTGGTTACCCACATGAGGTTCGTGCTGGAACGGCTGCGCCGCGGGGAGGCAGTCAGGGAAACGACCTCGCTTGACGGTTTGATGAAACGCGAGTACCCGGAAATGTATGCGCTCGCTTGGAAGCTGACCAAGGTGATCGAGCAGCGGGTGCACTTGTCCGTATATCCGGCGGAAGTCAGTTATTTGACGGTCCATTTGCAGCGTTTGGCGCAGAAAAAAGAGGACGAGGGCGATTTGAATAAATCGAAATAG
- a CDS encoding UDP-glucose--hexose-1-phosphate uridylyltransferase, which yields MVSGNTAASAADRALYAIEQLVLFAVRRRLIEPADTDYSRNLLLDQFRFTEPYTGDVDETELSGPQGPLDILIDYGFGIGLIPENSDTYRDLLDAKIMGLLMARPSEVNAEFYRLSEERGGAAATDRFYQLSIDSNYIRMDRISKNVYWLQPSPYGDLEMTINLSKPEKNPKEIAAARLLPPPVYPKCLLCRENIGYAGQLNHPARQNLRAIPITLNDEKWFFQYSPYVYYNEHCIVFHHDHVPMKLTKDTLKRLLGFVSEFPHYFIGSNADLPIVGGSILTHDHFQGGRHTFALQKAPIEETFNHPKYPGVSLGLVNWPMSVIRLQGDEPDILLECANDLYEAWKSYSDSAADILAFTELEGERQPHNTVTPIVRRSEGGGYELDLVLRNNRTSEEHPEGIFHPHREMHHIKKENIGLIEVMGLAILPGRLKQELDDIADILAGNSAELEAVRSVADHPLAQHADWIAELTERFGTAMDHEDAVRTVRNEVGLKFAQILEHAGVYKRTSEGREAFRRFVKNFGAVE from the coding sequence ATGGTTAGCGGTAATACTGCAGCTTCCGCGGCCGATCGGGCACTGTATGCCATTGAGCAGCTGGTGCTGTTCGCCGTAAGACGGCGCCTGATCGAGCCCGCCGACACTGACTACAGCCGCAATCTGCTGCTGGATCAGTTCCGCTTCACTGAACCGTATACGGGTGATGTCGACGAGACGGAATTGAGCGGCCCGCAGGGTCCGCTCGATATCCTGATCGATTACGGCTTCGGCATCGGACTGATACCGGAGAACAGCGACACGTACCGGGATTTGCTGGACGCCAAAATCATGGGACTGCTCATGGCGCGCCCGTCGGAAGTGAACGCGGAATTTTACCGGCTGAGTGAAGAGCGGGGCGGCGCTGCTGCGACGGACCGGTTCTATCAGCTCAGCATTGATTCGAACTATATCCGCATGGACCGCATTTCGAAGAACGTCTACTGGCTGCAGCCTTCGCCTTACGGTGATCTGGAGATGACGATCAATCTGTCCAAGCCGGAAAAAAATCCGAAGGAAATCGCGGCGGCGCGCCTGCTTCCCCCTCCGGTGTATCCGAAATGCCTGCTCTGCCGGGAAAATATAGGCTATGCCGGGCAGCTCAACCATCCGGCCCGCCAGAATCTTCGCGCCATTCCAATTACGCTCAATGACGAGAAATGGTTTTTCCAATACTCGCCTTATGTGTATTACAACGAGCACTGCATCGTGTTCCATCACGATCATGTTCCAATGAAGCTGACGAAGGATACGCTGAAGCGGCTGCTCGGATTTGTAAGCGAGTTCCCGCACTATTTTATCGGCTCAAATGCGGATCTTCCGATTGTGGGCGGCTCCATATTGACGCATGACCACTTTCAGGGCGGCCGCCATACCTTTGCGCTTCAAAAAGCGCCGATCGAAGAGACCTTCAACCATCCGAAGTATCCGGGAGTCAGTCTGGGGCTTGTCAATTGGCCGATGTCTGTCATCCGCCTTCAGGGTGATGAGCCGGACATCCTGCTGGAATGCGCCAACGACCTTTACGAAGCATGGAAAAGCTACAGCGACTCTGCGGCCGATATTCTGGCGTTCACCGAATTAGAGGGCGAGCGGCAACCTCATAACACGGTCACGCCGATTGTCCGGCGCAGCGAAGGGGGCGGGTACGAGCTGGATCTCGTGCTGCGCAACAACCGGACCAGCGAGGAGCATCCCGAGGGCATTTTCCATCCGCACCGGGAGATGCACCATATCAAGAAGGAGAACATCGGCCTGATCGAGGTCATGGGACTGGCGATTTTGCCGGGAAGGCTCAAGCAGGAGCTGGACGACATCGCAGACATTCTGGCTGGGAACTCGGCGGAGCTGGAAGCGGTTCGAAGCGTTGCGGACCACCCTCTGGCCCAGCATGCGGATTGGATCGCGGAACTCACCGAACGATTTGGAACGGCAATGGATCACGAGGATGCCGTGCGGACGGTCCGGAATGAAGTTGGCCTCAAGTTCGCGCAAATTCTGGAGCATGCCGGGGTTTACAAACGCACGTCCGAAGGCCGTGAAGCCTTCCGGCGTTTCGTTAAGAACTTCGGTGCGGTGGAATAG
- a CDS encoding HPr family phosphocarrier protein, producing MQKTFRIIDEDGIHARPATALVNTATKFKGTEAFAEAKGKKVTLKSILGVLSLGLEPGDTLTLITEGSEETEALSALQEVMIKEGLGELND from the coding sequence ATGCAAAAAACATTCAGAATCATCGACGAGGACGGAATTCACGCACGCCCGGCTACTGCCCTGGTAAACACTGCTACAAAGTTCAAAGGCACTGAAGCATTTGCAGAAGCAAAAGGCAAAAAGGTAACTTTGAAATCGATCCTCGGCGTTCTGTCCCTTGGCCTGGAACCAGGCGACACCCTGACGCTGATTACGGAAGGCAGCGAAGAAACTGAAGCATTGAGCGCGCTTCAGGAAGTTATGATCAAAGAAGGGCTGGGAGAGCTGAATGACTAA
- the ptsG gene encoding glucose-specific PTS transporter subunit IIBC, with protein MFKKLFGVLQRVGKALMLPVAILPAAGLLLGIGNMLVNPDFLQYVPALENHSVQAIANVLMNSGQIVFSNLSLLFAVGVAIGLAGGEGVAGLAAIIGFLVMNVTMGTVLGINDYVLSRQDYAYASVLGIPTLQTGVFGGIIVGILASSMYKRFFNIELPSYLGFFAGKRFVPIMTAVTSLILGLVLTIVWPPIQHGLNFLSQNMINTNLTLSAFIFGLIERSLIPFGLHHIFYAPFWYEFGSYVDKAGDLVRGDQRIFMQQLRDGVPFTAGTFTTGKYPFMMFGLPAAALAIYHESRPENKKVVGSLMVSAALTSFLTGITEPLEFSFLFVAPLLFAVHVVFAGLSFMTMQILGVKIGMTFSGGFIDYTLFGIIPNRTAWWLVIPVGLVIAVIYYFGFRFVIRKFNLKTPGREDAVDNDADGTAADAAAVSTAGDDLPRNILSALGGQQNIVHLDACITRLRVEVKDKVNVDKNRLKKLGASGVLEVGNNVQAIFGTRSDTIKSQIQDVISGRTPAAAPVALAPEPEAEQQAGEQGLAIIPEDIVSPVNGELLDITQVPDAVFSQKMTGDGFAFLSSDGKIASPVYGKVFNVFPSKHAIGIMSDGGKEVLVHIGVNTVKLKGQGFTVLVEEGDLVAAGQPIMEVDLEYVKAHAPSVISPVIFSNLPEGSAVTLKKPGKVSIGDKDIISIQ; from the coding sequence ATGTTTAAAAAGCTTTTCGGGGTTTTACAGAGAGTCGGTAAAGCGCTAATGCTTCCTGTTGCGATTCTTCCGGCGGCGGGCTTGCTGCTGGGGATTGGCAACATGCTGGTCAACCCGGACTTTCTGCAATATGTGCCGGCGCTTGAGAACCATTCGGTTCAGGCCATTGCTAACGTATTGATGAATTCGGGGCAAATCGTCTTCAGCAACCTGTCGTTGTTGTTCGCCGTCGGGGTGGCGATCGGTCTGGCCGGAGGCGAGGGTGTTGCGGGCCTTGCGGCGATCATCGGATTCCTCGTCATGAATGTGACAATGGGAACGGTGCTCGGAATCAACGATTACGTTCTGAGCAGACAGGATTACGCCTATGCCAGCGTATTGGGGATTCCGACACTTCAGACCGGGGTGTTCGGCGGTATTATCGTCGGTATATTGGCGTCATCCATGTACAAGCGCTTCTTCAATATTGAGCTGCCCTCGTATCTAGGGTTCTTTGCGGGCAAACGCTTTGTGCCGATCATGACGGCCGTTACATCCTTGATCCTGGGTCTTGTTCTGACCATTGTCTGGCCTCCCATCCAGCATGGACTTAACTTCTTGTCCCAGAACATGATCAATACGAATTTGACGCTGTCGGCGTTCATCTTCGGACTGATCGAACGTTCGCTGATTCCGTTCGGCTTGCACCACATTTTCTATGCGCCGTTCTGGTACGAGTTCGGAAGCTATGTCGACAAGGCGGGCGATCTGGTCCGAGGCGACCAGCGGATCTTCATGCAGCAGCTTCGTGACGGCGTTCCGTTTACGGCGGGTACGTTTACAACCGGTAAGTATCCGTTCATGATGTTCGGGCTTCCTGCCGCCGCTCTGGCTATCTACCATGAGTCCAGACCGGAGAACAAAAAGGTTGTCGGCTCCCTGATGGTATCCGCGGCCTTGACTTCATTCCTGACAGGGATTACCGAGCCGCTGGAGTTCTCGTTCCTGTTCGTGGCACCGCTGCTGTTCGCGGTACACGTCGTTTTTGCCGGTCTCTCCTTTATGACAATGCAAATTCTTGGCGTCAAGATCGGTATGACCTTCTCCGGCGGGTTCATCGACTATACGCTGTTCGGGATTATTCCGAACCGCACCGCATGGTGGCTTGTCATTCCAGTCGGTCTTGTGATAGCCGTCATCTACTACTTCGGATTCCGTTTTGTGATCCGCAAGTTCAACCTGAAGACGCCGGGCCGCGAAGATGCGGTCGACAATGACGCCGACGGTACGGCTGCAGACGCGGCGGCGGTTTCTACGGCGGGCGATGATTTGCCGCGCAATATTCTGTCCGCTCTCGGCGGCCAGCAGAACATTGTTCATCTGGACGCCTGCATTACCCGACTGCGGGTTGAAGTTAAAGACAAAGTGAATGTCGACAAGAACCGGCTGAAGAAGCTGGGCGCGTCGGGTGTGCTGGAAGTAGGAAATAACGTACAGGCCATTTTCGGCACCCGTTCCGATACGATCAAGTCGCAAATTCAGGATGTTATTTCAGGCAGAACGCCGGCAGCAGCTCCTGTAGCCCTGGCTCCCGAGCCGGAAGCCGAGCAGCAGGCAGGTGAACAAGGTCTGGCTATTATCCCTGAAGATATCGTTTCGCCGGTTAACGGTGAACTGCTGGATATCACGCAGGTTCCGGACGCCGTGTTCTCCCAGAAGATGACGGGTGACGGCTTCGCGTTCCTGTCCTCCGACGGCAAAATCGCTTCGCCGGTCTACGGTAAAGTGTTCAACGTATTCCCGAGCAAGCATGCAATCGGCATTATGTCCGATGGCGGCAAAGAAGTGCTCGTCCATATCGGCGTCAACACCGTTAAGTTGAAAGGCCAGGGCTTTACCGTACTGGTAGAAGAAGGCGATCTTGTCGCCGCAGGCCAGCCGATTATGGAAGTCGATCTGGAATATGTGAAGGCTCACGCGCCTTCCGTCATTTCGCCGGTAATCTTCTCGAATCTGCCGGAAGGCTCTGCGGTAACGCTGAAGAAGCCGGGCAAGGTGTCCATTGGCGATAAAGACATCATCTCCATCCAGTAA
- a CDS encoding AraC family transcriptional regulator translates to MEQSYSVASNPVYYEEQNLHVLFAGESQTPPTHQVGPKIYDYFLLHCIETGTGMFRTEQRTYKLGPGDCFLIHPGQLVSYVSDPENPWKYRWAAFSGKEADRTVREAGFSPEQPVAACGGESGIPGALAGIMETFFEGRESGHLTSLGLLYLTLGEAAGKLKAESGPQGKDSQVKRTVKQMIHYMSSQYAHPVSIEQMCASLGYNRAYLSRIFKEETGLSPVTYLLKLRIDKSRQLLRERPELSVEQVAASVGLTDALYFSRQFKRFCGLSPTVYRAVTARQQDR, encoded by the coding sequence ATGGAACAATCCTACTCCGTCGCTTCCAACCCCGTATATTACGAAGAGCAGAACCTTCATGTCCTGTTCGCGGGCGAAAGCCAGACACCCCCGACGCACCAGGTCGGACCAAAAATCTACGATTATTTTCTGCTGCACTGCATTGAAACCGGGACTGGCATGTTCCGCACAGAGCAGCGGACTTATAAGCTTGGACCCGGGGATTGCTTTCTCATCCATCCCGGCCAGCTGGTCAGTTACGTATCCGACCCCGAGAATCCGTGGAAATACCGCTGGGCGGCCTTTTCCGGCAAGGAGGCGGACAGGACTGTCCGGGAAGCCGGCTTCTCTCCCGAGCAGCCGGTCGCAGCCTGCGGAGGCGAAAGCGGCATTCCGGGCGCGCTCGCCGGCATCATGGAAACGTTCTTCGAAGGCAGGGAGAGCGGTCATTTAACCTCACTTGGACTGCTCTACCTCACACTGGGTGAGGCGGCCGGAAAGCTGAAGGCCGAGTCCGGCCCTCAGGGAAAGGACTCACAGGTGAAGCGGACCGTCAAGCAGATGATCCATTACATGTCCTCGCAGTACGCCCACCCTGTCTCCATTGAGCAAATGTGCGCGAGTCTCGGCTACAATCGAGCTTATCTGTCGCGCATTTTCAAAGAGGAGACGGGCCTGTCCCCCGTTACCTACCTACTCAAGCTGCGGATCGACAAGTCACGCCAGCTGCTGCGCGAACGGCCGGAGCTGTCGGTCGAGCAGGTGGCCGCTTCAGTCGGCCTGACCGACGCCCTGTATTTCTCGCGCCAGTTCAAGCGCTTCTGCGGGCTGTCGCCGACGGTTTACCGCGCCGTCACGGCCCGTCAGCAGGACCGCTAA
- a CDS encoding membrane protease regulatory membrane protein — MQTLYIGCLFLGVLFALISLLAGDLIGHALGGMLDFLSFDALSPTVLAGGVTVFGGAGILLTRYSGLANEAVLVLSLLISVFMSLLLYLGFVRPASKSEVSTGFSMRELPGKIGEITVPVPAQGYGEVMVKFGPANTLHTAASFDRRTLPAGTKVVVVEVIEGVALVSELD, encoded by the coding sequence ATGCAAACATTATACATAGGCTGCTTGTTTCTGGGGGTGTTATTTGCCCTGATCAGCTTGCTGGCCGGGGATTTGATCGGGCATGCGCTCGGAGGAATGCTTGATTTTCTGTCCTTTGACGCCTTAAGTCCGACGGTTCTGGCCGGGGGAGTGACCGTGTTTGGGGGAGCCGGGATTCTGCTCACGAGATACAGCGGGCTGGCGAACGAGGCTGTCCTCGTCCTGTCTTTGCTGATATCCGTTTTTATGAGCTTGCTGCTGTATCTCGGATTTGTGAGGCCAGCGAGTAAGAGCGAAGTATCGACCGGCTTCTCCATGCGGGAGCTTCCCGGCAAAATCGGCGAAATCACCGTTCCCGTTCCCGCGCAAGGCTACGGCGAAGTGATGGTGAAATTTGGCCCTGCCAATACGCTGCATACCGCCGCAAGCTTTGACCGCCGGACACTGCCCGCCGGGACAAAAGTGGTCGTGGTTGAAGTGATCGAAGGCGTGGCGCTCGTGTCCGAACTGGATTAA